Proteins from one Paenibacillus amylolyticus genomic window:
- a CDS encoding GNAT family N-acetyltransferase, whose amino-acid sequence MLTSHTFTIRPSEIKDAAQLMELDTLVWDKYTSPAPMQWRSRQQYLQHCPPGSQLIAVQGERVCGYVGFQPATGMPVNRHVYEIHIAVHPHDRRCGIATALMDTIKQHAAQQGVRKLRLRVLSSNPGAITFYTQCGFVTEGRLVSEFYIGGKYVDDILMGYFIQTK is encoded by the coding sequence ATGCTTACCAGCCATACATTTACGATTCGTCCATCCGAGATTAAAGATGCAGCACAACTCATGGAGTTGGACACCCTGGTATGGGACAAATACACCTCTCCTGCACCGATGCAGTGGCGCTCCAGACAGCAATACCTGCAGCATTGTCCGCCAGGCAGCCAATTAATTGCGGTGCAGGGAGAGCGGGTATGTGGTTATGTGGGCTTTCAGCCAGCCACAGGTATGCCGGTCAATCGTCATGTCTACGAGATTCATATTGCAGTTCATCCGCATGATCGGCGTTGTGGCATTGCTACAGCGTTGATGGATACCATTAAGCAGCATGCCGCCCAGCAAGGTGTTCGCAAGCTCAGGCTGCGCGTGCTCTCCAGCAATCCGGGAGCGATTACGTTTTATACCCAGTGTGGATTTGTGACAGAAGGCAGGTTGGTGTCCGAGTTTTATATCGGGGGCAAATATGTGGACGATATTCTTATGGGTTATTTTATCCAAACCAAATAG
- a CDS encoding SDR family oxidoreductase: protein MDMGLQGKKALVLASSRGLGKAVAAQLAAEGADVMLASRSEEKLAAVKQELLALGGGGRVEYCATDVTRKEDIEALIHKTAKLFGQIDILVNNSGGPPSGSFESLTDEDWERAFELNVLSYVRLIRGALPYMKERGGHIVNIASTSVKQPIPGLVLSNTFRTGVFGLAKTLSQELAPYGILINTVAPGRIATDRIRELDAARAEQNGVSEEDVSEQFRKEIPLGRYGQPEEFAKAVVFLLSGANTYITGTSLIVDGGMVRAL from the coding sequence ATGGACATGGGACTTCAAGGTAAAAAAGCACTGGTGCTGGCTTCCAGCCGCGGGCTGGGCAAAGCGGTAGCCGCTCAATTGGCAGCAGAAGGTGCTGATGTCATGCTCGCCAGCCGGAGCGAAGAAAAGCTCGCAGCAGTGAAGCAGGAGCTTCTGGCGCTTGGTGGTGGAGGACGTGTGGAATATTGTGCAACGGATGTGACACGCAAGGAAGATATTGAGGCCCTGATTCATAAGACAGCAAAGCTGTTCGGGCAGATTGATATTCTGGTGAACAATTCGGGCGGTCCGCCATCGGGTTCATTCGAGTCCCTGACCGATGAGGATTGGGAACGTGCATTTGAATTAAATGTACTCAGTTATGTAAGGCTGATTCGTGGTGCACTCCCTTATATGAAAGAACGCGGAGGACACATTGTGAATATCGCTTCAACTTCCGTGAAACAGCCTATTCCGGGTCTGGTCCTGTCCAACACGTTCCGCACCGGCGTTTTCGGATTGGCGAAGACCTTGTCTCAGGAGCTGGCTCCATACGGTATTTTGATCAACACGGTGGCGCCAGGACGCATTGCAACAGATCGTATTCGTGAACTGGATGCCGCACGGGCTGAGCAGAACGGAGTCAGTGAGGAAGACGTATCTGAGCAGTTCCGCAAGGAGATTCCACTCGGTCGTTACGGCCAACCGGAGGAATTCGCCAAAGCGGTGGTATTCCTGTTATCCGGGGCCAACACGTACATTACCGGCACCTCATTAATCGTGGACGGTGGCATGGTACGAGCCCTCTAA
- a CDS encoding DUF2164 domain-containing protein, translated as MLKGGFPITSNSLKLTKEQQDEAIRTIQSYFEEERGEELGDLAAWGVLDLFMTQLAPYIYNQALGDARTTVNQRMASMEEDLFALEQKLPKTSR; from the coding sequence ATATTAAAGGGAGGGTTTCCCATCACATCAAATTCGCTTAAACTGACCAAAGAACAGCAGGATGAAGCCATTCGCACCATCCAGTCGTATTTCGAAGAGGAACGTGGCGAAGAACTGGGTGATCTGGCCGCTTGGGGTGTACTCGACCTGTTCATGACACAGCTCGCTCCCTACATATATAATCAGGCACTCGGTGACGCACGTACAACCGTTAATCAGCGCATGGCCTCGATGGAAGAAGACCTGTTTGCACTGGAGCAAAAGTTGCCCAAGACCTCCCGTTAA
- a CDS encoding glutamine--tRNA ligase/YqeY domain fusion protein, producing MKGLIPVDNRTTPPNFIKNIITEDLRSGKVQEVITRFPPEPNGYLHIGHAKAIWINFTLGGEFGGKTNLRFDDTNPVKEDVEYVQSIQEDVKWLGYEWNEKRFASDYFDEMYNRAVLLIKKGKAYIDDQSADEIRAMRGTLTEPGKNSPYRDRSVEENLDLFTRMRAGEFQNGEKVLRAKIDMSAPNINLRDPVIYRISHAHHHNTGDKWCIYPMYAFAHPLEDAIEGVTHSLCSLEFEDQRPFYDWVIAECEMESQPRQYEFGRLNLSQMVTSKRKLKLLVDEGHVDGWDDPRMPTISGLRRRGYTPEAIRDFVFETGISKSQGVIDLQTLEHFVREDLKLKAPRTMAVLHPLKVVITNYPEGQVEWLEAENNVENPEMGNRQIPFSREIYIEQDDFMENPPNKYFRLFPGNEVRLKHAYFIKCNDVIKDAEGNVTEIHCTYDVETKSGSGFTGRKVKGTIHWVEATQAVPAEFRLYEPLILDEAPEAEVEVAVAGAETEVVEEQPEKTFLDQLNPNSLEIVHGYVEQEMKEANAQDKFQFFRHGYFSVDPKHSEPGRPVFNRVVSLKSSFQLPKA from the coding sequence ATGAAAGGTTTGATACCTGTGGACAATCGTACAACCCCACCTAACTTTATCAAAAATATTATCACCGAAGATCTCCGGTCTGGGAAAGTCCAGGAAGTTATTACCCGCTTTCCTCCGGAACCGAACGGTTATCTGCATATTGGTCATGCCAAGGCGATCTGGATCAACTTTACGCTGGGCGGCGAATTTGGCGGCAAAACGAATCTGCGCTTTGATGACACGAACCCGGTCAAGGAAGATGTGGAATACGTTCAATCAATTCAGGAAGACGTGAAATGGCTCGGATACGAGTGGAACGAGAAACGTTTTGCCTCGGATTATTTTGATGAGATGTACAACCGTGCTGTCTTGTTGATTAAAAAAGGAAAAGCCTATATCGACGACCAAAGCGCCGACGAAATCCGTGCAATGCGTGGAACGCTGACGGAGCCGGGTAAGAACAGCCCGTACCGTGATCGTTCGGTGGAAGAGAATCTCGACCTGTTCACACGTATGCGTGCAGGCGAATTCCAGAATGGAGAGAAAGTGCTGCGTGCCAAGATCGATATGTCTGCACCGAATATCAATCTGCGCGATCCGGTGATTTACCGGATTTCACATGCACACCACCATAACACGGGCGACAAATGGTGCATCTATCCGATGTACGCCTTCGCTCACCCACTCGAAGATGCCATTGAAGGTGTAACGCATTCCCTCTGTTCCCTGGAGTTTGAGGATCAACGCCCATTCTATGATTGGGTTATTGCAGAATGTGAGATGGAGAGCCAACCGCGTCAATACGAATTTGGCCGCCTGAACCTGTCCCAGATGGTGACCAGCAAGCGGAAGCTGAAACTGCTCGTGGACGAAGGCCATGTGGATGGTTGGGATGATCCGCGTATGCCGACAATTTCCGGTCTGCGCCGCCGGGGATATACACCGGAAGCCATTCGTGATTTCGTGTTTGAGACAGGCATTTCGAAGAGCCAAGGGGTTATCGATCTGCAAACGCTGGAGCACTTTGTACGTGAGGACTTGAAACTGAAAGCTCCACGCACGATGGCTGTCCTGCACCCGCTCAAAGTGGTTATTACCAACTACCCGGAAGGGCAAGTGGAATGGCTTGAAGCCGAGAACAATGTGGAGAACCCGGAGATGGGCAATCGCCAAATTCCATTCTCTCGTGAGATATATATTGAACAAGACGATTTCATGGAAAATCCACCGAACAAATACTTCCGTTTGTTCCCTGGCAACGAAGTTCGTCTGAAACACGCATACTTTATCAAATGTAACGATGTGATCAAGGATGCAGAAGGCAATGTGACTGAGATTCATTGTACTTATGATGTAGAGACGAAGAGCGGCAGTGGCTTCACAGGCCGTAAAGTTAAAGGTACGATTCACTGGGTTGAAGCGACTCAAGCGGTACCTGCTGAATTCCGTCTGTATGAGCCATTGATTTTGGATGAAGCACCCGAAGCTGAGGTGGAAGTGGCTGTAGCTGGGGCTGAAACTGAGGTTGTGGAAGAGCAACCGGAGAAAACGTTCCTGGATCAATTGAACCCGAACTCCCTTGAGATTGTTCACGGGTATGTGGAACAAGAGATGAAGGAAGCGAATGCTCAGGACAAATTCCAATTCTTCCGTCACGGTTACTTCAGTGTAGATCCGAAACATTCCGAGCCAGGCCGTCCGGTGTTTAACCGGGTTGTATCTCTGAAAAGCTCGTTCCAACTGCCAAAGGCATAA
- a CDS encoding molybdenum cofactor guanylyltransferase: protein MNTREWTGIILAGGLSSRMGTNKAMLELDGSVVFQHVTEAMRPAVSCIIVAGGPNVTTYSDMGYDCVQDHYPGKGPLAGLHAALKASDTDWNLVCACDMPLLQMSFLEGIKQLAVSNDSYAAIVPRVDGRVHPLVGAYHKRVLPDLEQRLMQDHLRVTRWLEEMGCCYVEAEELERAGVHHVAMQLSNMNTPEEYERIRNQDSMLDSDL from the coding sequence ATGAACACGAGGGAATGGACCGGCATTATACTGGCAGGGGGATTATCCAGCCGCATGGGGACCAACAAGGCCATGCTAGAACTGGACGGTTCCGTCGTATTTCAACATGTTACAGAAGCCATGAGACCCGCAGTATCTTGTATCATCGTGGCTGGTGGACCCAACGTGACAACCTACAGCGATATGGGCTACGACTGCGTCCAGGATCACTATCCGGGAAAGGGACCACTCGCGGGCCTTCACGCGGCACTGAAAGCTTCGGACACAGACTGGAATCTGGTCTGCGCCTGCGATATGCCGCTCCTGCAAATGTCCTTTTTGGAGGGTATAAAACAACTGGCCGTGTCGAATGACTCTTATGCTGCTATCGTGCCTCGTGTGGATGGACGTGTCCATCCGCTTGTAGGGGCTTATCACAAGCGAGTGCTCCCTGATCTGGAGCAGCGCCTGATGCAGGATCATCTTCGAGTCACACGATGGCTTGAAGAGATGGGATGCTGCTATGTCGAAGCGGAAGAGCTTGAGAGAGCGGGTGTTCATCATGTTGCGATGCAATTGAGTAATATGAACACACCGGAAGAATACGAGCGTATCCGCAATCAGGATTCGATGCTCGATTCAGATCTGTAG
- a CDS encoding AraC family transcriptional regulator, with the protein MDIRSQLREMPYHTLAHWLPIIDCNIKFYGAHSQQVPYGWAMPEESHPGFEIMLIIQGTQESVIHGYTYTVEEGSILLIPPGFKHTNQCVSTKGMTYFSAHFNVDDPVFTLKLMSQHSQIYAAGTEDNKRMRVVLESWMGMINVTEAYTSTDKMIMQARMFELFALLSQAADNEPESTTSAAAPHAPAPTAMHYAGAIAEAIKQAFHAQLRTKESSVSTVKVEQIISSFGISPGYGLQVFRKVYGRSPRAYLSSLKLQEAKVLIEQPELSLGEIAWKLGYTHLSHFSRQFKRWTGQSPLQYRNQHADASGDPVSYRSESSIES; encoded by the coding sequence ATGGATATCCGATCACAGCTCCGAGAAATGCCTTACCATACGCTGGCTCACTGGCTGCCTATTATCGACTGTAACATCAAATTCTATGGCGCGCACAGCCAACAAGTTCCATATGGATGGGCGATGCCGGAGGAATCCCATCCGGGCTTTGAGATAATGTTGATCATCCAAGGTACGCAGGAGAGTGTCATTCATGGTTATACCTATACCGTAGAGGAAGGTTCCATTCTTCTCATTCCTCCCGGGTTCAAACATACCAATCAATGTGTATCCACGAAAGGCATGACGTATTTTAGCGCTCATTTTAATGTGGATGATCCGGTATTTACCCTGAAGTTAATGTCTCAGCATAGCCAAATCTACGCAGCCGGTACGGAAGATAACAAGAGGATGCGCGTTGTGCTGGAGAGCTGGATGGGAATGATTAACGTAACGGAAGCCTACACGTCGACTGATAAAATGATCATGCAGGCCCGCATGTTTGAACTGTTTGCCCTGTTGTCTCAGGCCGCTGACAATGAACCGGAGTCCACCACATCCGCTGCTGCCCCACATGCACCAGCTCCAACAGCCATGCATTATGCAGGAGCGATAGCGGAAGCAATCAAGCAGGCATTCCATGCCCAGCTTCGAACCAAGGAAAGCAGTGTATCCACGGTCAAAGTAGAGCAGATCATATCCTCGTTTGGCATCAGCCCGGGATATGGTTTGCAGGTCTTCCGCAAGGTGTATGGGCGATCACCCAGGGCTTACCTGTCCAGCTTGAAGTTGCAGGAAGCCAAGGTTCTGATCGAACAACCAGAATTGTCGCTCGGCGAAATTGCATGGAAGCTCGGCTACACCCACCTGTCCCATTTCAGCAGACAATTCAAACGTTGGACAGGCCAAAGCCCGCTTCAATATCGCAATCAACATGCGGATGCATCTGGCGATCCCGTATCCTACAGATCTGAATCGAGCATCGAATCCTGA